Within Equus przewalskii isolate Varuska chromosome 9, EquPr2, whole genome shotgun sequence, the genomic segment TGAGGAGGTGTCCTGGGTTTAGACAGGGTCATTTTCCTTCTAGGAGGGGCCCACACTCAAGTCAGCTTGGccagtgtctggcaggtggttccagcagtgGAGGTCCACCCACCTGTGTTAGACTTTTGGGTAAGGTAAAGGATTTTCAGGGGTAATTTTGATCACAGTGGCTATTTCTGCATTATCCGCCAAATTTTGTGTTAGCTCATGCTCCACCTATGCATACCTCATATGCATATGCTCATCATTTCTTAAACTGGTTTCCTCATCCAACCCATAGAACATAGCAGGTGACTGCAAGgactattttctcaattctcaCAAAGAAAGGTATACAACTAGTATTGTTCTGGATGCATAAGAGGAAAGTTAATTCATCCCATATAGGGAATGTCTTACGACATTAGGGTTTACGTCTTTTATGGAACTCCCATTTGAGAAACTGATTCAGTCACCTATCCATTCAGTGttccacctatccatccactcatcaatcaagccatccatccatcccctcaTCTATCTACCCACCCATCTGCCCaaatcatccatccacccacatATCCATCAACCAACTCATCCATCCatcactcacccatccatccatcagtcgAACCACATCCAgcaattcatccattcattcctctatccacccacccattcactCAGTCCATCCACCTCTCCCTTCACCAGTCCATCCAATCATTCATCAACAATTCATCCATCCCCCCACCCATCCATCAACCAATCCATCCTTCTGTCCACCCATCCAGCCACCCACCACCTACACGATCATCAACCCGATTTGCTGAGTTCACTCTTTGCCAGGCAATGTTAAGAACAAAGACACCAGAGACCCAGGCCTGACCCTCAAGGGGCTCCCTGTTGGGCAGGAGAGACAGTAccagcacacacagacacaacacAAGGTAATACAATAATAGCGGAGGTAACTTGGACAATGTGAAAACCCAGAGAAAGACAGTTAAATTGAATTGGATCTTAAAGGACGTATGGGAAGTTTTCTGTGTGGAGTACAGATGGCAGGGGCACTGCTGGTGGAGGGAAGGGCATGCACAACTGGTGTGAGAGACCCTGGCCGTCTGTGGACTGAGGGACGTTATCACGActgcagagaaggcaggaaatgTGGGGCTGGACCGTGGGGGGCTCACGCAGTAAGTAGCTTGGGTTTAACCAGAGGGCAACAGAGAGCCACAGAAGGTCTCTGGCAGAGGAGTGCAAGCTGGAGAGTGCATGTTTAGAAAGGGGACAAAAGGTAAAGGAGACAGAAAGGGGAGGGAATGAGCCGCCCAGCCTTCCCTGCGTCTGGCTCCCTGTGGCCAtcactcctccttccccctctctttAGACTACTTGTCAGGAGACTCCCAGCTGTGTGCTGTCAGGCAAGAGGTGGCActtttctgggtctcagtgtcCTTCACTAGAATGCGGATGGAAAGAGTAGTGACCTCAGGGACGCAGTGACACTGAAAGGATTAAATGGGACCTGGTGCTCCTGAGGCTGAAAGGCAGGGAGGGATCCCCACGTGCTACGAGGAGCCAATGGTGACTCCACCTTCATCTTCGGGGGCAGGGTCTCACTGGTCTCTCCCAAGTCTGCAGTCATGCCTGCTGTCTCAGAGTCCCCATCCTCTGGCACTCTgctactctctgcttctctctcctttccaatcCTGACCTCgtcctgtgtctctctctccccattgtctatttctgtctctctctctccatctttccgtTGTCTCcattcatttcctcctctcctcgaTGTCTCTCCATCTCGCccactttccctccctctctctcccgtCTCTCCGTCTCTCCCTCGATCCCTCCACCTCTCCCCGCCTCCCGCCCCGCTTCCCCGCCCCCTCACCTCGGCCTCAGTCGctgcccgcgcccgccgccccgggCCCGGCCTCGAGCGTGGCGAGTTGCAGGCGCACGCGGCGGGAgccggcggcgggcggcgggggcgcgcgggCGGTGCGGCGTGCTCCCCGGGAGCCGAGCGCGGCGCGCGGgccggcagcggcggcggcggcgggcgccgACCAGCGGCGGGAGAGCTTGCGCGCGAGGCGGGCGATCGCCGAGGGCCGCAGGCCGTAGTCGCGCTCGAGCTCCTGGCGCGAGATCTCGATGTTGCCGGTGTACCAGAGGATCCAGCCGAGCAGGCTCAGGAAGACGAGCAGCGCGCCCGAGTAGATGAGCAGGTCGCCGAAGTCGCGGCCGCGCACCTGCAGCTGCGCGAACACGCCGGTCAGCAGCGCCGCCATGCCCGCCACGTCCAGCGCCACGGCCAGCAGCAGCGCCATCCGGCAGCGGCCCAGGCCGGACGAGGGCACGGGCGCGCCGGCCGGCGGGGACGGTGCGCTGGGCGGGGGCCCCTGCGCGGCGCACACCGCCGGCACGGCCGCCATGGCCCTGCTGCGCCGCGCTGGCTCCCACCGAGAGCGTCCTGGGGTGCGGCCCGACCGGGGCGGGGTCAGGGGACGGCGCCAGGTGTGCCCGGCGCCCGCCCGGTCACCTGAGCTGGGCGCGGACGGGGCGCCCTGGCCCGGGTGCTGCGCAGGGCTCGGCCCTCGGAGCCCTCTGCTGGGGGCAGCCGGGCTCACAGACAGCGGTGGCCTAGGGCCCCTGCGCCCCAGGGAGCGCGGAGCGGCACACGGCCCCGATTCGGGACGCTGCGGGGGCACCGGACAAACCGCGCCTCTCGCGTTTGCTCCGTGGTTTCCGCCGGGGCCTCTGGACTGTCAGGACCCGACACGGCGAAGCCCACGGGCGCAGACGGGGACCAGACAAGGCCCCTGCCCTCGGGGAGGTTCCAGACCTAAGTGCAAGCCCAGGGGCACTCGTGGAGACGGCAGAGGCGCGGCCATTCCTTTTGTTCTCTGGGGTCTCCTGAggtccccccagccccaggcccggTGCCGGTGAGGCCGAGCCCACAGACCTCCCTCGGGCAAGGCTCCTGCCCCTTAACGTGACCCCGACAACAGGAAATAAACTTCCGGGAGGTTTAATGGGCGTGACGCAGGGCGGACTGCAGGGGAACAATGGGAGCTGGACCAACAGGTGTGGAACCCCTAAAGGAACCAAGAGCTTCCCCAGGCAAATCTCCTTTCCTCTAAACATCAACTCGCCCGACAGGAAACCCACGCTGGCAGTCTGCGAGAAGGTTCCGAGAAACTTTTCTCCAGACTCCGAAGAGTTTAGGAGTTTATTTTAAGAGGaccctggggagagagaagtaagagaGGGCCGCCGGGATTAGCCGAAGGGTTCCGAACGTGGCCGAGCGCTTACGGACAGACCCGAACCGGGCGTGAGCCAATAGGGGAAGGCAGACACTGAGCTGAAGGGCGTTTCCGGAGAGTGCCGAAGATGTCCGAGCGGGCCTCGGTGCCTTCGTCGGGAATAGCCGAGGGTTTACGAAGAAGACCGGAAGCATCCGAAGACACCGGAGTTAGGCTTAACTAGTTCACGCACTCACAGGTTCATtcataaaacaaatgtttattgagcgcCTAGTCTGTGCACAGTGCTAAGCTCTGGGTAAACAATACTAGGGAGAGGCCGCTAAGGAAGGGGACTTGGGGCCTGTCGAGAGGGACCCACTCAGAAACCCAGCCATGGGATTCTGAAAATACACGAAGGGTCCTCAGAACTTTGGTGCTCCGCGTCCGAGAACATGCCCTCGGGTCTCTCGCAGGAGAGTTCCGAAGATCCCCGAGCGGTGTGCGACGGGCTAGCGGAAATAGCCGAAGGTCTCCGAGCCTCCTCGGAGGAGGGCGGGAGGAGGCGGGGACAGGCCCTGGCACGCGCGAGCCCAGAGAGGAAGCGGAAATGCGTATCGGTATTAAAGACATCGCCCCGCCTCCCGTCGGTCTCTTTCCGTCTCCGGCCGCCGCGCTGAGAGGAGGTGAGCTGGTGCCGTGCGTCCGCCCGCGTGGTCGAGTTGCGCCGGCCGCCCGGCTTCTCTCCTTGCGCCCCTCGCGCCCTTGGCTGCCCTTCG encodes:
- the TMEM238 gene encoding transmembrane protein 238 isoform X2; its protein translation is MAAVPAVCAAQGPPPSAPSPPAGAPVPSSGLGRCRMALLLAVALDVAGMAALLTGVFAQLQVRGRDFGDLLIYSGALLVFLSLLGWILWYTGNIEISRQELERDYGLRPSAIARLARKLSRRWSAPAAAAAAGPRAALGSRGARRTARAPPPPAAGSRRVRLQLATLEAGPGAAGAGSD